In Aedes albopictus strain Foshan chromosome 3, AalbF5, whole genome shotgun sequence, the following are encoded in one genomic region:
- the LOC109405808 gene encoding DNA polymerase delta catalytic subunit has translation MNTKRKPNEPSGFNKKFRGDEDEEDFDQPDFDAEMAALEAEEAGVDGGAAVPIGQGPEAENTCARWSRPQPREYRPDEDRLVFQQIDIDHYVGKPLPGMPGAQIEPVPVMRMFGITEEGNSVCAHVHGFAPYLYVAAPRGFKKCHLSEFRKALDKSVMNDMRSNRENVQEAVLDVELVDRQSILGYNGEEKSTFIKVTMALPRLLAAGKRLLEKEQMMPTMDFQDCRVYESNIDFDIRFMVDTGVVGCSWIELPAGTWRRRQKGKTPAPETRCQIEVDVAYNNFIAHEPEGEWSKVAPFRILSFDIECAGRKGIFPEPQHDPVIQIANMVIRQGDQEPFLRNVFTLNTCAPIVGSQVLSYKTEQELLDKWASFVRELDPDILTGYNINNFDIPYLLNRASHLKVKNFEYLGRITNIRSVVKETVIQSKQMGKRENKYVNFEGRVPFDLLFVLLRDYKLRSYTLNAVSYHFLQEQKEDVHHSIITDLQNENEQTRRRLAMYCLKDAYLPVRLLNKLMCVVNYMEMARVTGVPLSCLLTRGQQIKVMSQLLRKSKACGYLIPSYHGSGSDEQYEGATVIEPKRGYYADPISTLDFASLYPSIMMAHNLCYTTLLQPANKNQLDLTDDQITRTPANNLFVKSSVRKGILPEILESLLAARKRAKADLKVEKDPFKRSVLDGRQLALKISANSVYGFTGAQVGKLPCLEISGSVTAYGRTMIEQTKQEVEQRYTVENGYENDAVVIYGDTDSVMVNFGVKTLERSMELGREAAEFVSNKFVKPIKLEFEKVYYPYLLINKKRYAGLYFTRPDKYDKMDCKGIETVRRDNSPLVANLMNSCLQKLLIERNPDGAVEFAKQTIADLLCNRIDISQLVITKELAKSDYAAKQAHVELANKMKKRDPGSAPKLGDRVPYVIINAAKNTPAYQKAEDPIYVLENCVPIDSKYYLENQLSKPLLRIFEPILGDKAESILLRGDHTRTRSVVTSKVGALAAFTKKRDACLGCKALLPPGHESQALCPHCKPREAVLYQNELTAQCSLEDRFCRLWTQCQRCQGSLHEEVICTSRDCPIFYMRTKIKMELDTQQKRVARFGVPSW, from the exons ATGAATACCAAACGCAAACCCAACGAACCTTCCGGATTTAACAAGAAGTTCAG GGGCGATGAGGACGAGGAGGACTTTGACCAGCCGGATTTCGATGCGGAAATGGCCGCCCTGGAGGCGGAAGAGGCCGGAGTGGACGGTGGTGCCGCCGTCCCGATTGGCCAAGGGCCAGAAGCGGAAAACACCTGTGCCCGGTGGAGCCGGCCACAGCCCCGGGAATACCGTCCCGACGAGGACCGGCTGGTGTTCCAGCAGATCGACATTGACCACTATGTGGGCAAACCGTTGCCGGGGATGCCTGGGGCGCAG ATTGAACCGGTTCCGGTGATGCGGATGTTCGGGATCACGGAGGAAGGGAATTCGGTGTGTGCGCACGTGCACGGCTTTGCACCGTATCTGTACGTGGCGGCGCCTCGGGGATTCAAGAAGTGCCATCTGAGCGAGTTCCGGAAGGCGTTGGACAAATCGGTGATGAACGACATGCGATCCAATCGGGAAAATGTTCAGGAAGCGGTTCTGGATGTGGAACTGGTGGACCGGCAGTCGATTTTGGGGTACAACGGGGAGGAGAAGTCCACGTTCATCAAGGTGACGATGGCACTTCCCAGATTGCTGGCGGCGGGGAAACGATTGCTGGAGAAGGAACAAATGATGCCGACGATGGACTTTCAGGATTGCCGTGTTTACGAGAGTAATATCGACTTCGACATCCGGTTCATGGTGGACACTGGGGTGGTTGGATGTAGCTGGATTGAGCTTCCGGCCGGGACCTGGAGGAGAAGGCAGAAGGGGAAGACTCCGGCGCCGGAGACTCGCTGTCAGATTGAGGTGGATGTGGCCTATAATAACTTCATTGCTCATGAACCGGAAGGAGAATGGAGCAAAGTGGCGCCGTTCCGGATTTTGAGTTTCGATATCGAGTGCGCCGGAAGGAAAGGAATATTCCCGGAGCCACAGCATGACCCGGTGATTCAAATAGCAAACATGGTGATCCGGCAGGGAGATCAGGAACCATTTCTGAGAAATGTCTTCACGTTGAATACTTGCGCTCCGATTGTCGGTTCCCAAGTACTGAGCTACAAAACCGAACAAGAACTGTTGGACAAATGGGCCAGTTTCGTCCGGGAGTTGGATCCCGACATCCTGACAGGTTATAACATCAACAACTTCGACATTCCGTATCTCCTGAACCGAGCCAGCCACTTGAAAGtaaagaactttgaatacttgggacGCATCACAAACATCCGCTCGGTTGTAAAGGAAACGGTCATTCAGTCTAAGCAGATGGGCAAGCGGGAGAACAAATACGTCAACTTCGAAGGCCGAGTTCCGTTCGATCTGCTGTTCGTTCTTCTCAGAGACTACAAGTTGCGATCTTACACGTTGAACGCCGTCAGTTACCATTTCCTACAGGAGCAAAAAGAAGACGTTCATCACAGTATTATTACGGATCTTCAGAACGAGAATGAACAAACCCGTCGCAGATTGGCCATGTACTGTCTGAAAGACGCCTATCTCCCGGTCCGGTTGTTGAACAAGCTGATGTGCGTCGTGAACTACATGGAGATGGCCCGTGTCACCGGAGTTCCTCTGAGCTGTCTCCTGACCCGAGGCCAACAGATTAAGGTAATGAGTCAGCTTCTGCGAAAATCAAAGGCCTGTGGCTATCTCATCCCATCGTATCATGGTTCCGGCTCGGACGAGCAGTACGAAGGCGCCACGGTCATTGAACCCAAAAGAGGCTACTACGCGGATCCGATCTCGACGTTGGATTTCGCTTCCCTGTATCCAAGTATCATGATGGCCCACAATCTTTGCTACACGACGCTCCTTCAGCCAGCAAACAAGAATCAGCTCGACCTCACGGATGACCAGATTACCAGGACACCGGCCAACAACCTGTTCGTCAAATCCTCCGTTCGTAAAGGCATCCTTCCGGAAATTCTAGAATCTCTTCTGGCGGCTCGTAAACGGGCCAAAGCCGATCTTAAAGTCGAGAAGGATCCGTTCAAACGTTCCGTCTTGGACGGCCGTCAATTGGCTCTGAAAATCTCCGCCAACTCCGTGTACGGATTCACCGGCGCACAAGTCGGTAAACTTCCCTGCCTAGAAATCTCCGGTTCCGTCACGGCCTACGGTAGAACCATGATCGAGCAAACCAAGCAGGAAGTCGAACAACGCTACACCGTGGAAAACGGATACGAGAATGATGCTGTGGTCATCTACGGTGACACCGATTCCGTCATGGTCAACTTCGGCGTCAAAACACTCGAGCGCAGCATGGAACTGGGCCGCGAAGCAGCCGAATTCGTCAGCAACAAGTTCGTGAAGCCGATCAAGCTGGAATTCGAAAAGGTATACTATCCCTACCTGCTGATCAACAAGAAACGCTACGCCGGCCTCTACTTCACCCGTCCGGACAAGTACGACAAGATGGACTGCAAGGGAATCGAAACTGTCCGCCGGGACAACTCACCCCTGGTCGCCAACCTGATGAACTCCTGCCTCCAGAAGCTCCTGATCGAGCGCAACCCGGATGGCGCCGTCGAGTTCGCCAAACAAACTATCGCCGACCTGCTGTGCAACCGCATCGACATTTCCCAGCTGGTCATCACAAAGGAACTGGCCAAAAGCGATTATGCCGCCAAACAGGCCCACGTCGAGCTGGCCAACAAGATGAAGAAACGCGATCCCGGCAGTGCCCCTAAACTGGGCGATCGCGTCCCCTACGTCATCATCAACGCGGCCAAAAACACTCCGGCCTACCAGAAAGCCGAGGACCCCATCTACGTCCTCGAGAACTGCGTCCCCATCGATTCCAAATACTATCTGGAAAACCAACTTTCGAAACCCCTGCTCCGTATCTTCGAGCCCATCCTCGGCGACAAGGCGGAATCGATTCTTCTCCGCGGAGATCATACCCGAACGCGCTCGGTTGTCACCTCCAAAGTCGGTGCTCTGGCCGCCTTCACCAAGAAGCGTGACGCTTGCCTCGGATGCAAGGCTCTGCTTCCCCCGGGCCACGAAAGCCAAGCCCTCTGTCCCCACTGCAAACCTCGCGAAGCGGTGCTCTATCAGAACGAACTAACCGCTCAGTGCTCCCTGGAGGATCGGTTCTGTCGCTTGTGGACTCAGTGCCAGCGCTGCCAGGGATCGCTCCACGAGGAGGTCATCTGCACCAGCCGGGATTGTCCGATTTTCTACATGCGCACCAAGATCAAGATGGAACTGGACACGCAGCAGAAGCGGGTGGCGCGGTTCGGAGTGCCTTCTTGGTAA